The following proteins come from a genomic window of Sardina pilchardus chromosome 13, fSarPil1.1, whole genome shotgun sequence:
- the gmnc gene encoding geminin coiled-coil domain-containing protein 1, with protein MSTILSCQDLSFVGGQRYNCPYSVSTSADPSVDVSTDTLVSLWDARPRDNAACQQHEPPLRDLQHSDHGAVSLQTWPDHLSPQLQRNKQLQDTLMQREEELARLHDENNKLKEFLNSSFVKCLEEKRKKLLYGPSRHRKRRQQACAEERGPCGLVPDGVTKRTCRNLSLEFCSAEELATTPPLDSWVLETLGLKDQDTIDPESGFGSPTLDPTQPSFNPASSNPVSTSYISPSAHYSPPALGSTCDFSAIMDSSSSYSCSLQSSGSYAHDADPSSSHASSLSSASEFSSSVEMPLVYPHTPTVAPQALHPTGRLLSPDLSERLAPVAASTPQRSPQLQCSSSPRPAGGSSELCSPVQSRSDLAFSMLLSPRNSVRTHSFPQGQAFVRKDVQGGWNFTWVPKQCA; from the exons ATG AGCACCATCCTTTCCTGCCAAGATCTGAGCTTTGTAGGGGGGCAGCGCTACAACTGCCCTTACTCCGTCTCGACGTCAGCTGACCCCAGTGTTGACGTTTCCACGGATACGCTGGTCTCCCTCTGGGACGCCCGTCCCCGGGACAACGCAGCGTGCCAACAGCACGAGCCGCCACTGCGGG ATTTGCAGCATTCAGACCATGGGGCGGTGTCCCTTCAGACGTGGCCAGACCATCTTTCCCCGCAACTTCAGAGGAACAAGCAG CTTCAGGACACTTTgatgcagagagaagaggaacttGCTCGACTTCATGATGAGAACAACAAGCTCAAAGAGTTCCTCAACTCCTCTTTTGTTAAATGTCTGGAGGAGAAACGAAAG AAGCTCCTCTACGGTCCCAGCCGTCACAGGAAGCGGCGTCAGCAGGCGTGTGCGGAGGAGCGTGGTCCGTGCGGGCTGGTCCCAGATGGTGTGACGAAGCGGACTTGTCGGAACCTGTCTCTGGAGTTCTGCTCGGCTGAGGAGCTGGCGACCACTCCGCCGCTGGACTCCTGGGTTCTGGAGACGCTGGGCCTGAAGGACCAGGACACCATTGACCCAGAGTCTGGGTTCGGCAGCCCCACTCTGGACCCCACGCAGCCATCTTTCAACCCAGCCTCCTCCAACCCCGTCTCCACCAGCTACATCTCCCCCTCCGCCCACTACAGCCCCCCCGCGCTGGGCTCCACCTGTGACTTCAGCGCCATCATGGACTCCTCCAGCAGCtacagctgcagcctgcagtcCTCAGGCAGCTACGCCCACGACGCAGACCCCTCATCCAGCCACGCCTCTTCTCTAAGCTCAGCCTCAGAGTTCAGCTCCAGCGTGGAGATGCCCCTGGTGTACCCCCACACCCCGACAGTGGCCCCCCAGGCCCTGCACCCCACGGGCCGTCTCCTCTCCCCTGACCTCTCTGAACGCCTGGCCCCGGTGGCGGCCTCCACGCCGCAACGTTCTCCTCAGCTGCAGTGCAGCAGCTCCCCcaggcctgcagggggcagtAGTGAGCTGTGCTCCCCGGTACAAAGCAGGAGCGATCTGGCCTTCAGCATGCTCCTCAGCCCTCGGAacagcgtgcgcacacacagctTCCCCCAGGGCCAGGCCTTTGTGCGCAAGGATGTGCAGGGTGGCTGGAACTTTACCTGGGTGCCCAAGCAGTGTGCATAG